A section of the Jannaschia sp. S6380 genome encodes:
- a CDS encoding glutathione S-transferase family protein has protein sequence MTPVLHLAPGTISLCVHAALAEANLPHELRWLDFKAGAQHGADHLALNPKGRVPVLVTDDGPLTEAAAILEWIAETAYPDLMPADRWQAAKAREMMLYLASTVHVNHAHKLRGSRWADDTEAHAAMRAKVAENMAENAAYLEDRLTDDWVVADFSAADLYLWNVTRWLPGDGVPLEGYPRLAAHHDRVAARPAVAGVIALHGG, from the coding sequence ATGACCCCCGTGCTGCACCTGGCCCCCGGAACCATCTCGCTCTGCGTCCATGCTGCGCTAGCCGAGGCGAACCTGCCTCACGAGTTGCGATGGCTGGACTTCAAGGCCGGCGCCCAGCACGGGGCGGACCACCTGGCGCTGAACCCCAAGGGCCGCGTGCCCGTGCTGGTGACCGACGATGGACCGCTGACCGAAGCCGCCGCGATCTTGGAATGGATCGCCGAAACGGCCTATCCCGACCTGATGCCCGCGGACCGGTGGCAGGCGGCGAAGGCACGAGAGATGATGCTCTATCTCGCCTCGACCGTGCATGTGAACCACGCCCACAAGCTGCGCGGGTCGCGTTGGGCCGACGACACGGAAGCCCATGCGGCGATGAGGGCCAAGGTTGCCGAGAACATGGCCGAGAACGCTGCCTATCTGGAGGATCGGCTGACCGACGACTGGGTGGTGGCCGACTTCTCGGCCGCCGACCTTTACCTGTGGAACGTGACGCGCTGGCTGCCGGGCGACGGCGTCCCGCTGGAGGGGTATCCGCGTCTGGCGGCGCATCACGACCGGGTCGCGGCCCGACCGGCGGTGGCCGGCGTGATCGCCCTGCACGGCGGCTGA
- a CDS encoding gluconokinase has protein sequence MGTKIVVMGVTSTGKTLMGSKLAEALHGRFIDGDDLHPQANVDKMARGEPLDDRDRAPWLDRIGRALAGGEGTMVVACSALKRAYRDRIRDAAGPVVFVHLTGPRELIAKRMTRREGHFMPVSLLESQLATLEPPGPGERSIELDIERPPAELLRLAVDRLRARPAD, from the coding sequence ATGGGAACGAAGATCGTCGTCATGGGCGTGACCTCCACCGGCAAGACCCTGATGGGCTCGAAACTCGCCGAGGCATTGCACGGCCGCTTCATCGACGGGGACGATCTTCACCCGCAAGCCAATGTCGACAAGATGGCGCGGGGGGAGCCGCTGGACGATCGCGACCGCGCACCGTGGCTCGACCGGATCGGGCGGGCACTGGCGGGGGGCGAGGGGACGATGGTGGTCGCGTGTTCGGCGCTCAAGCGCGCTTATCGCGACCGGATCCGCGATGCGGCGGGGCCAGTGGTGTTCGTGCATCTGACCGGGCCGCGCGAGCTGATCGCGAAGCGGATGACCCGGCGAGAGGGACATTTCATGCCCGTCTCGTTGCTGGAAAGCCAGCTTGCCACGCTGGAGCCGCCGGGTCCGGGGGAGCGGTCGATCGAGTTGGACATCGAACGCCCGCCCGCGGAACTGCTGCGCCTGGCCGTCGACCGGTTGCGCGCCCGTCCCGCCGACTGA
- a CDS encoding superoxide dismutase family protein → MRILTLALPLALIAGPALADAHVGPRLTGTILNPAGENIGSVSLFDTASGVIRVNVQATGLSAGGHGVHLHETGLCEGDFSSAGGHIAGDANHGLVEGGPHPGDLPNGFVEEDGVLSMEALTDRITMDVLMDGDGSALIIHSGPDDYESQPAGDAGDRVACAVLAAP, encoded by the coding sequence ATGCGCATTCTGACGCTCGCCCTGCCCCTCGCCCTGATCGCGGGCCCTGCCCTGGCCGATGCCCATGTCGGCCCGCGGCTGACCGGCACCATCCTGAACCCGGCGGGCGAGAACATCGGATCCGTTTCCCTCTTCGATACGGCGTCGGGCGTGATCCGGGTGAACGTGCAGGCGACCGGATTGTCGGCGGGCGGCCACGGCGTCCACCTGCACGAGACCGGCCTGTGCGAAGGCGATTTCTCCTCCGCGGGCGGTCACATCGCGGGTGATGCCAATCACGGTCTGGTCGAGGGTGGCCCCCATCCGGGCGACCTGCCCAACGGCTTCGTCGAGGAGGACGGCGTGTTGTCGATGGAGGCGCTGACCGACCGCATCACGATGGATGTCCTGATGGATGGCGACGGCTCGGCGTTGATCATCCATTCCGGGCCGGACGATTACGAAAGCCAACCGGCCGGCGATGCGGGCGACCGGGTGGCCTGCGCCGTGCTGGCCGCGCCCTGA
- a CDS encoding B12-binding domain-containing protein gives MADEEEIILSELDDDELVQQMFDDLYDGLKEEIEEAVNILLERGWAPYDILTKALVGGMTIVGHDFRDGILFVPEVLLAANAMKGGMAILKPLLAETGAPRVGKMVIGTVKGDIHDIGKNLVSMMMEGAGFEVVDLGINNAVEAYFEALESEKPDILGMSALLTTTMPYMKVVIDSMKEKGIRDDYIVLVGGAPLNEEFGRAIGADAYCRDAAVAVETAKEWMARKHNQVAAG, from the coding sequence ATGGCCGACGAAGAAGAGATCATCCTTTCCGAGCTCGACGACGACGAGCTTGTCCAGCAGATGTTCGACGACCTCTATGACGGTCTCAAGGAGGAGATCGAGGAGGCCGTGAACATCCTGCTCGAACGCGGGTGGGCGCCTTACGACATCCTGACCAAGGCCCTCGTCGGCGGCATGACCATCGTGGGCCACGACTTCCGCGACGGAATCCTCTTCGTGCCGGAGGTTCTGCTGGCGGCGAACGCGATGAAGGGCGGCATGGCCATTCTGAAGCCGCTGCTTGCGGAAACCGGCGCGCCGCGCGTCGGCAAGATGGTCATCGGCACCGTCAAGGGCGACATCCATGACATCGGCAAGAACCTGGTGTCGATGATGATGGAGGGCGCCGGGTTCGAGGTTGTGGACCTGGGCATCAACAATGCGGTCGAGGCCTATTTCGAGGCGCTGGAATCCGAAAAGCCGGACATCCTGGGCATGTCGGCCCTGCTGACGACGACCATGCCCTACATGAAGGTCGTCATCGATTCGATGAAGGAGAAGGGCATCCGCGACGACTATATCGTGCTGGTCGGCGGCGCCCCCCTGAACGAGGAGTTCGGGCGCGCCATTGGGGCGGACGCCTATTGCCGCGACGCCGCCGTCGCGGTCGAGACGGCGAAGGAATGGATGGCGCGCAAGCACAACCAGGTGGCCGCGGGCTGA
- a CDS encoding YbjQ family protein → MARDILLTTTDTIPGRDIAHTIGLVKGSTVRAKHIGSDIVASLRNVVGGEVKEYASLLTGAREQAIDRMVSAARLLGADAVVGIRMETSTITHAASEVMAYGTAVKLG, encoded by the coding sequence ATGGCCCGCGACATCCTGCTGACGACGACCGATACGATTCCGGGCCGCGATATCGCCCATACGATCGGCCTGGTGAAGGGTTCGACCGTGCGTGCCAAGCATATCGGGTCGGATATCGTGGCCAGCCTGCGCAACGTGGTGGGGGGCGAGGTCAAGGAATACGCCTCGCTTCTGACCGGCGCGCGCGAACAGGCCATCGACCGCATGGTCTCCGCGGCCCGGCTGCTGGGCGCGGATGCTGTCGTGGGTATCCGGATGGAGACGTCCACCATCACGCATGCCGCATCCGAGGTGATGGCCTACGGCACGGCGGTCAAGCTGGGTTAA